The Penicillium oxalicum strain HP7-1 chromosome VIII, whole genome shotgun sequence DNA segment AGGGCCCGGAGTTCCTGCCGATACACTTGGACTAATGACTCGTTCACTACACACCTTGTCGAGGAGTTTGGGAAGGTTCAGATCGTCCCTCGCCCCAAGAGCAAAATATCAGATCCGAAATTTTACAATGACATCCACAAGTTCTTCGGCCACAGTGGCAATTCCAGCTGTCAATGGCGAGACCACTTGGCACGGGGCTGGAGCCGCAGAGTTTGATATGCGCAGTATGGCACCCCTCGGAAACTCAATGCAAGAAACATGCTGATTTGTGATTGGTAGGCGACACCATGACGAAACCGACCCCGGCCATGCTGAACGCAATTTGCCAAACAACACTGCTGGACGATGTATTCAACGAGGACCCCACAACGAATAGCCTCCAAAAATACGTCGCCGAAAGAACCCGACATGAGGATGCGCTCCTAGTAATGTCAGGGACTATGGGCAACCAGGTTGCTATACGCTCTCACCTAGCACAACCTCCTTATGCTGTCTTGTGCGACCACCGATCACATATCGTCTGCTATGAAGCAGGAGGCGTCAGCTTGTGGACGGGGGCGACGGTGCAGACCGTCATACCTCAAAATGGGATTCACCTGACACTGGAGGACATCCAGAAACACGCTGTACTCGACGACGACATCCACCACTGTCCCACCAAACTGATCAGTTTGGAAAACACTCTGAATGGATTGATCATGCCTCTCAGCGAAGCGCGACGTATCGTGGAATGGGCCCATGCCAATGATATCAAGGTACATCTGGATGGTGCTAGGCTGTGGGAGGCTGTGGTTTCGGGAGCTGGAAGTCTCTCAGAGTACGCTAGTCTCTTCGACAGTGTAAGTCTCTGCTTCTCGAAAGGGCTGGGAGCGCCAATCGGCAGCATCATTGTCGGATCCCAACAATTTATCAAGAAGGCGCGCTGGTTCCGCAAGTCTattggtggcggcggccgCCAAACTGGCATTCTTGCTGCCGCCGCCCGTGTGGCTCTTGAAGAAACCTTCGGGACAGATGATCAGGGCAAGACCGGAAAGCTTGCTGCAACACACGCAAAGGCTCAGGAGGTGGCGGAGCTATGGACTAGCCGTGGAGGAAAATTGCAATACCCCGTGCATACCAACATGGTCTGGCTGGACCTGCAAGCTTCTGGTGTGGGCCCCAATGACCTAACTTCCATCGGCCAAGAACAAGGTCTGCAATTACTTGGTAATCGAGTGGTCGTCCATTATCGTAAGTCCTGCCGGGTTCAATATTTCCCGTTTTGACAAAAGACTGCCAAAGTATCACTAACTCGTCAACAGAAGTATCCGACGATGCCATTGCTCGGCTGGACAAGGTCTTTGATATTGCTCTTAAGGGCAGCTACCAGCGAAGCGAAGACATGAGAAAGGCATACGGAAGCAGTAACCACTAGAGTTTGTCTGCCGCGACGAAGGCTGAGTATATGATTTTCATCCACACGAGTAGATTCAATATTGTCTAGAGTCTATGAACGATCTGCCTTGTAACTCAAGGTCAAACAAATATATGTGTTCGTTACGAGATCAATCAGTCATACAACACCTGAGTACACAAAATAAGATTCCTAAGCTCACCCATGGTTGGTTGAGATTCTCTAGCGCCTTAGGAACGGTTGTCCAATCAATCTCGTCTATGGTGACTCAGTCAGCTTCAGGTACCGGAGCTCTTGATGCCTGAGGCAGTCAGATTTTGAGCCTCGACTCTCGACTTCCAACATCTTTCTTCGTTCCTCAGACGACAACCTGACCAGCTGATGCTTTGGCTTTCACCCCTTCCATCCGTCACTCTGAGGCGACAAAATCATCAAGGCCTGCAGTTTAATGGACGTGGAAAGAGGGTGCCGGTCAAATTGTGTAAGTCAGAGCCTCGAATGCCTCAACCCAGATTCTTGAGGTCAAACCTGGGGGCAAGATTCAAGATGTGTGGCTGTGTCGCTGACCTGACCTCATATTCCCACAGAGACTTCTTCATTTCACCTGAATCAACACCTACAAATATCTGGACAGTCCTGCCTTGCGGCAATAAATGATACCGATCACAAATTAGCTGTGGATTTGCTAGGGCAGCAGCCTACAGCCCTGTGAAGGCGAACAGCCAGACCCCGGGCCTGCTTCAAGCTCACTATCTCCCCATCGGTGGTCTCAACAAGGGCGGCTGAGCCATTCTTTCGTCTGAAATTACTCGCAACACCCCTCTCCTATTCAGCCCGCCACTGTTCACACAACTGCCCGCGGAGTGACGACTCGGTCCATTGGTAACCTGTCGAGAGCACGTTCCCAAATCGCTGTACTGCAATTACAACACCGGGTGATTTCTACATTGCTGTGTTATCACCGCCAAAACTCATATACTGTGTGCACTCTGGCATCTTCAATTTTCACCTCTTCCAAATCTCATTGTGTTATTGTGCCAGTACACACAGGTGGTCGCCGTGTTGACTGACCTATTGTACTAATTCTACCCGCTTCAAAGGTATATAACCCTGGACCCTACGGACTCTGGAGTGCTTGTGGTCTCTGTTACTCACTGGCCACCTAATAGGCCTGATTCTTGTGTATTCATGATCATCACGTTCAATACCCCCATTTCCTTTCACTTCAGATACCCCACTTCATTGCGGTCCACAGTAGTCTTGCacttctttccttctttcttctccataGCACTCTGATTTTTCAGCAACATCGAATATCTCAACCATCATGGAAGCCACGCAGGAATCAACACAACCATGCGCGGATCCTCGCAGAATGGGCCTCGACAATTCCGGGCTTCATGAGCAGGATTTGGCCGACATCATATGCATCCTTCACCCAAACTCTCACGCAGCACATGATGCGGTAGCAGCGACTGCCACTAGGGGCACCCAGCATATTCTCCAGCAGGATGTACTGGATTACGAGCAGTCCGAGACAGCGGCCCTTGACATTGCTCTAAGGTTGTCCTCGCAGGTTTGTGACCTAGGTGTCGGCTTTTGCTTTGGTCGCAACCCTACCCGATGCGATGTTCTCCTCGCTGTGAATGATCAAGCCAAGCGAGTCTCCAACACGCATTTTCGGATCTATCTCACGGGAGATGGTATCATCATGTTACAGGATACCTCGACCAACGGCACGATTGTAGACAACTGTCGTCTTCgaaaaaaccaaaaagaaaacagcaGAATGCTCACCAATGGCTCCGTGATTCAAGTGGTGGCCGGTGATCAGGGGTCTGACGAAGTTCGCTTCGTGGTTCGAATTCCGTCACGAGAAGGGTTCGCCCTGCAGTATACCCAGAACATCCTCCGTTACTTTGAACGCGTGCAGAAGGCGGCAGGTGCCTTACAGCTGAAAAATCGCAATGCTCCAACTACTTCTTCCTTGTCATGGTCCGTCGCCAACACCTACGGTATGCATTGGACTGGAGGCTCCGTCTATAACGTGACTGGTCAAATCGGGAAGGGTGCTTTTGCCACAGTCTACAAACTGGCTACCAAACAGCATGGAGCCATCTACGCGGCGAAGGAGTTGGACAAACGGCGCTTCATGAAGAACGGAATTTTGGACCAGAAGGTCGATAATGAGATGAAAATCATGCGAGACTTGCAACACGTAAGTTGTCCCCTCCCAACGCTGATGAAAGTTTGTCCCATGGCATCTTTCACTGACGCTCACTTTTCTAGCCTAATATTGTACAATACATCGATCATCACGAGTACGATCGCTGGATTTACATCATCATGGAATACGTTCCAGGTGGTGAACTGTCCACATACCTTTCGAGTCATGGCAAGATCGCAGAGGACATGGTGAGAACGATCGCCCGCCAACTGCTACGAGCTCTGCATTATCTTCACAAGCGGCGCATCACCCACCGTGACATCAAACCGGACAATATTTTGATCGCGTCTCTGGATCCGCTCCG contains these protein-coding regions:
- a CDS encoding Aldolase vrtJ; this encodes MTSTSSSATVAIPAVNGETTWHGAGAAEFDMRSDTMTKPTPAMLNAICQTTLLDDVFNEDPTTNSLQKYVAERTRHEDALLVMSGTMGNQVAIRSHLAQPPYAVLCDHRSHIVCYEAGGVSLWTGATVQTVIPQNGIHLTLEDIQKHAVLDDDIHHCPTKLISLENTLNGLIMPLSEARRIVEWAHANDIKVHLDGARLWEAVVSGAGSLSEYASLFDSVSLCFSKGLGAPIGSIIVGSQQFIKKARWFRKSIGGGGRQTGILAAAARVALEETFGTDDQGKTGKLAATHAKAQEVAELWTSRGGKLQYPVHTNMVWLDLQASGVGPNDLTSIGQEQGLQLLGNRVVVHYQVSDDAIARLDKVFDIALKGSYQRSEDMRKAYGSSNH